A region of the Triticum urartu cultivar G1812 unplaced genomic scaffold, Tu2.1 TuUngrouped_contig_4149, whole genome shotgun sequence genome:
TCCGTCTCCTAGCGGTGACGACGAGAAGGGGATCAGAGCTCAGAGGGAGAGAGATCATACCAGGAGATTGGACAGTCAGGCAGTCCCGACACTGCATCGACATGAGGTGGTCGATACGTCGAGTGGCAGCAGCCCCATGATACCTCCGCTTCATACTTAGGCCGAGACGAGGCGCGAGAGGGAGGAAatagctccgccgccgccgccatcgcggGTCCCTCCGTCCTCCTTTCCCTGGGTGTCGCTTCCTCGGCggcctctgcaccgtacacccAGCGGACAACGGactcttcaagggaaaatccTATTGGCCGCTCATTGCGGCAAAGTGCCGGCGCTTAGCACAGGGGCGAGCGCCGAGCGATGCTTTTGGGCCGGCCCACTTACAAACTGCCCACTCTGGTTTTGTGAACCTTCAAGAAGGTTCCATGAATTGTCTTTTTTCTTTTATTAGTTTTCCACtttttttgtttattttcttttctttttttctttttttctttttcattttttcgTTTTGTGtttccttttatttttatttttaagaACATGTTCGCAGTTTCACAAAATATTTTGGATTTCCTTTttcatttctttttcttttcttctctttttaaaaaaaatcaaaaaattcaGATTTTGTTCGTGTTTCCAAAAAATGCTCTCGAAATAAAAAAAAATTCTCGTCACAAAAAACAGTTCAAAACTTCTGGAATTCAGAAAATGTACTGGATTTCAATTTTTTGTTCACATATTCAAAAAATGTCCGCTTCCAAATTTGTTCGggatttttcaaaattgttctccatttcaaaatttgttctcaagATTCAATATATATTCGTTCTTTAAAAAATTGTTTGTGCTTCCAAATTTGTTCGggatttttcaaaattgttctccgtttcaaaatttgttctcaagattcaaaaaatgtccatgctttgaaaaatagttcacgctttcaaatttgttctcaagattcaaaaaattgtttgttttcatagaatttgtttgttctcATAGAATTTGTTTGCattttttgaaagaaaaaaacGTACGTTCATAAAATTACTCAAATTTGGAAGAAAAAAATGGGATTTTGTCAAACTGTGTTCGCAATTTTAAACAATGTTAATAATTTACGGTGCTTCATGTTCAAATACGTTTGGTAGCTCAACCGGTAGGAGCGCATGATCCTTTGTTCGATCCTGTCGGAGGGCGCCTTTCTTTTTTATGCGCGCTGCCGATTTGTTTCCATCATGGGCGGTCCCAGGCAGAGAAACAGTGAAATACGCACGTCGCGGCCCAGAAAGCCCGCCAGTCAGCTGCTCTGTGCGAGAATGAAACGCGCGTGACCCCAGGGATCGAACCTCAGACCAGCTGCGTACTAGCACGCATTAGTAGCCACTCCATCTAACCAGTGCTGTTTCAATAAAGCAGTGCATAGCTTAAAGAACTAACCATAAATGTAAAACACAAACGGTATCCTGTAGCGAACTGGAACCAGTACTGTAGCAAATTAGCTATTGTAGCGAATCTGAATTAGTTACTGGGGTGAACGTTTTTTAATGTATATTTTGAAAAAGTATCAACATTTCTTGAATTCCTGAAGAAGAAAAAAACGGAGACAGGAACATTTTCTGAATATGTGAACAAAAAAATTGAAAAAGCTATGCACTGCTTTATTCAGTTTCCCTGCATGCTAATGATTACAAGTTTTCAATTGTCCGATTTACAACACTAATATCTAAGAATAAAAAGAGTGCCAGAACAAATCTTGGAAATTATGAACAATTTTAAGGTAAGTAATGTGCCAAAGTTTGAACATTTGTCAAACAACACGAACAAATTTTTAAACTCCAAACAAATATTTTGAATACGTGAACAATTTTAAAAACAGGAACATTTTTGAAAATTTCTGAACAATAAGTTGAAAAGCTGACCATTTATTGAATctgtgaacaatttttgaaaatgcGAACAAATTTTTGAAAAACACGATTTTTTTTTTAAAATGGGAACAAATGTGAAATCcaataaaaattaaaaaaatgaacaAATTTGGAaatgcaaacattttttgaaaatcaCAAACAAAATTTGAAACTACGAACAAATGttggaaacacaaacaaaatttTGTACATTTTTTGAAAAGaatgattttttttgaaacctGAAAAAAAATGGAACATCTTTTTTAAAACCGAACAAAGTATCGAATATactgaactttttttaaaattgagatttttataaaaaaataaagaaagaaagaaacaGAAAAACAAAAACGCGAAAAAAAAGAAACAGATAATAGACGCCCTCTTGCATGGCATGACACTAGCGTTGTTAAGCTGCAGTGGCTAGCAACCCACCTCCACGAGTGGGGGGAGGTCTGAGGTTCGATTCCTCGCTCGCTCTCTTCGTTTTTTGGGGAATTTTCTCTATAGGAACCATCCGtcatgggccggcccacgaaCGATCGATGGTGTGCGGCAGGTCGACACTTTGCCGCATAATGCGGCAAATAGGGATTTCCCTGTGCGAGGCCGCACCTACTTGACGCAGAATGCTCCCTATGCGACGCCGCACCTACTTGACGCAGAATGCGTCACATAGGACGTCCCCTCTTCGAGGATGACGGCCGGTCCAAGAAAAGAGAAGGCTGGGCTACGTGCGATGGGGTCAGAAGATGACTGGGCCTGGACAATAACAAATGAGGATAGTAGATGGGTTGTGCTTACCtgaaaaataaaagagaaagtaTAGATTTCCCCCTCAAATGTGGCTCTTGGCATCAAATACCCTCCAAACTCTAAAACAGGTTTTTTACCCCCCAAAAATCTGGGAAATCAGATAAATGTCCACCTCTAAGTGGTTTTAATCACTTGATAGGTGGTATTGAGTCGAAGATGACGTCATCTATGGTGTTCATGTTGCACGGCAGATGTTTGACGAAATGGTAGGCGGTGCTGGACGTGTGCCTGACAAGCTTAGCACAGACCAGGTGAAGGAACGATGGTATCGCAGCGGCATGAACTGAGCCGGCGGGCAGGTGGACGACGAATTGCAAGGGGTCCCCGAGCTCGGCGGCGAAGTTGGCGAGGTTCTCGTGGATGAGCTGCACCTCGAGCGGGTGATGCGTGGACGGCAGCACCCTTGAGCGCGGCGGCGCCGGGGCAGTGCTGGGCCAGCTCCTGCATTAGCGACGCCCACTGCTAGCCGACGCTAATGTTGAAGTCAAGCACGTGGATGTAGCCGCCGTGGCCGAGCTCGTCCAGCACAACCTGGATGCAGGTGAAGTCTGGAGCACCGGCGTTCAGACACCAGGGTGAACTACTTGTGCCGTTGCCCATACAAATGGATGCATGTGAACTGCATGTGCCGTTGCCTCAGCAGACTTTCTTTCCTTCGTGATTTGTTGCTAGCTGTATGGACATGAtggttgctttatttataaaaGTGAGGCGAAAGCCTATTTCAAGAAATTGCTTATTACATCGAGCTGCAATCAAGTTAATGTCGAGCTGTACCTTGTTTTCCGGGATGGATACTTCCTCTGTTCATTTTTATAAGACTTTGAAGACATTTTAGACGATGTGCAAAACAACCCATTTtgagttgtctgaaacgacttacaaaagtgaacggagggagtagattttTTCTAAAGGAAATTTTTGCAGTGTACAGCAGAGCTACTAGCTATATTTAACTTACTAATATTGTATACGTGACTTGAGAGCCTTCTTAATCAAGCCTGCTTTGCTTTTTGAAGACAGTGGGATTTCGAAAGTAATTAAGGAAAACAACTTACTGGTTTGCAGGGTTTAGAATACTCTTGTGTGTGTATTTTTTTTTCTTCCACCAGCAAAGCACCACTCTTGTTGCATATTTCAGAATACTCAGGTATTAGAAAAAATATAACTAGTGGAGTTGCAGTAATCCGAGGAAGAGAGAAGTAGAGTAGAGGCTAACAAGCAGAGCGCTCCTATGTTTTAATTCCATATAGTGCTCACAAGTGAATAACATTATTTCCAGTCACTTGCAAAGACATACTATAACATTTTAACATAAACTCACTTGAATACTTTAGGTACATGATTTCTAGTGACAGCAAAGTATCTTTGTCCACAATTACAAAGACATACTATAACATTATAATTTATGCTAATGTTTCCTTAAAGAAGGTTAGATCAGGAAGGGGTGTGCTCTTACAGAGAAGAAGGAAGCCAGACAAAACGAACAAACTTGAGCTTCACATTGTGGATGAGTGCTTTCTGATTGATGGGTGGGCTTAATTATTTAGTGTCTGGTGGCTGATACAAATGATGGCTGATACAAAGCTGCTCGCTGCAGTTTGATACAAAGCTGCTCGCTGCAGTTTGAGTTATTTTCCTTGTAGGGGGCTTTATGCTATTTTGCAGGGACCTTATTATAAATTATACTACTGACTATTTTTTTTGCATGGTAATACGTGTCTCATTTATATGATAAAGATCAGAATACAAGTCACATAAAAACCAACATGACAAAACTGAAAAGATAACAGAACATTTCTGAGTTTGACATCAACGTCTATCACCTGCCTCCGGCACCACCAAAGCAGCCACCGAAGAATAGAATGACGAACCACCTCCTCACCCGAACTCGACGCGGCTCCATCGCTAATAAGCAGCTGCTGTTTTGCCAGTCTGTCTGTCCCCAATAATGAACTCTCGCTGACCGCGCCCTGTCTTATTTTAACCTCCATCTTGCTCTTGTGGCTCCTCCTCGACTACCTCAGGTTGCTCTTGTGGTTCTTCATCCAAGACCACTAGCGGTACAAGAAGAAGGGGTCCCGGCTCGGGGGCGGGGGTATCTTACTTCTTTTCCTCTGCGTTCGTGACAAGCTAGTAGGCACTCTTGTGTGGGTTGGCTCATTCCCCTGGAAAACGAATATCTTTGAGGACCTCCAAGGTGGCTCCCTAaaaatgaagccactgacgttgAACAAATCAGGCCGAGGCAAAACCCCGGACACGTCATCAAACTCCAGATCTGACACCCCACCATGACTAAGACGCTGAAGGAGGAAATCACACCTGCCATCCATCAACCATGAACCCGGCACACGTTCCGTCTTTCAGATGTTGTCGATGCAGACCACAATATGCATCCGCTCCTGGATTATCTTCCAAACTCCGCGCCGACGCTGGAGCAGACGCCGTCGCAACGGTGGAGCCCGAGGACACATATCCACCACGAGGATGCCGCCGCCACACCATCTTTGCTTGAACAGACTGGATTCCAAATTCATCCCCAACGATAGGACCAATCATCTCATCTGAGGAGGATTTGAAGAATTTTTTCGCCACCATCGCCGTCGCCGAAGGCAAGACAATGAACAGCCTAAAAAACTAAGGTATTTCGGCCTAAAACTATCCACACGCGTGGATCCGACGACCCTTCCTCACCGCCGACAACCAGGGTCGTTGACGAGGGGAGCCGCCGGAGAACGGCGGTGGAGCGCGAGCCGAAAGCTAGATCACTTTTCCTTTCGTCGGGAGGAAGATAGGAAAACGATATGGATAGGTAATTATACTACTGACTAGTGGGCTCCACACTTGACGTGAAGGATTTATACGGGATCTCTTCTGTACACACGTTATCCAGTAAAAATATTGTAAAAATGTTTTACAGCATATTCTCTAAAACGATTTTAGAGATGCTGTAACCCGCGCATTAGCGGGGCGATTAGCGAGCGCACGGGAAGGGAAGCGTCCACGAATACTTTTCTGCTAAGAAAACACCAGCCATATATTTCCTGGGTCTTGGGCGGCCGCTCTCCGTCGCGCTAACTCCACCGCCGCCGGACTGATTCTTGGAGGGCTGATTCTGGCGCACCGGTTTGACGGGGAGGCGAGGCGGCGCAGTCTGGCGCCATCGTCCGTCCCCGATTCGCCCTCACCGCAGGCAGGGCAGGTACACAGATCCCTTTCCTTCCGTGATTGCTAGCTGCGAATTGATTTGGGTAGGTGTTCACCACCGATCTCGTCTCATCTGGCCGTCGTCTCCGTCACGCCACCAGATTGCTAATCGTTTTCGGAATCCAACTCATCCACTCCCTCCAATTCCGATTCTAACACTCTGATTTTGCAGGGCGGCAGCGGCATCATAAATTCAAGGCTCGAACGCTTGATTGGTGAACACAGAGCTGCAGCAGGAGGAGAATTATTAGATAGATTACTGTGTTATTATTATTAGGTCTTCTGTCAAGTCGCAGTGGGGATGTCTAATAAGCGCCGGGGACATGCCGGCGATGGTGGTGAAAAGAGGTCGCGGCGGCTCAAGCATCTGTACCTCGTGTTGGATGACTGGACCAAGGGGTACAGCATCCACAAGATCCAAGCCGACAGCTTCGACTCCAACTCTGACTCTGACGACCAGCACAGCAGCGCTGCCCGGCACCTCCCGGAGCCTCCGACCCTGCGGTTAGAGTGCCCGGTTGGCACTGTACCCCATCCCGGCATGTCGTTCTCTGCCTTGGGCACCAAGATCTTCACCTTCATGAACCAGCGATGCAGCCTCATCTACGACACCAAGACGGCCGCAATGACGATTGGCGCCCATGCCCCTGCTGACATGGTCTGTGGCTTCGGCATCACCGTGGTCGTTGATGAGATGCTCTATGCATTATCTTACCACTTCCGCGTGAAACAACACTCCTTTGGGGTCATGTCATGGGGGTCCACCGCCCCGGATGTGCTGCAACATCCAACCGAGGGCTGGTCCTGGAAGACTCTGCCGCCACCACCGCCAACGTTCCACCGCCGAGTCAACTCCTATGCACTACACCCGGATGGATGCACCATCTTCATGTCCACAGCTAACTTCATGACGGCACCTAGCAAAGGTTGCATGTGCACCTACTCATTCAACACCAAGGATTCTGTGTGGAGATGGCATGGGGAGTGGGCCTTGCCATTCACCGGCCAAGCTCACTTTGACAGGGAGCTCAACGCTTGGGTTGGCCTTGGGTGGGATGGCTACATCTCTGCTTGCCAAGTTGCCTCCCCCAGCTGCCACAGCACGACTCCAACGTTGCAGCTGGACTGCCAGACAACCAAGGAGAAGTTGTTCTGCAAGGACCGGAAGCCGCACATGGGAGCCTCTCTCACCTACATGGGCACGAGCAAGTTCTGCCTCGTCGAGTGCGTGAAACGGGAGGAAGTGGAGGAGGAACAGGATCTCGGAGACCATGATGGCTGTGTGCTCCATATCACCATATTTGGGCTCAAGTTCAATCACAAGGGAGAGCTGCGGATCACAGATCACCGCTCCACGCGCTCCTTCATAGTGTCTAGTCATAAAGATCACTTTATGCCTGTAGCATTTTGGATGTAGAAACCCGTTTGGCTTGTTCCAAAATCCTTGCTTGACTGTcactggttcatgttgtgctttGTCCTCCTAGAAAGTGGAATCAATAAAAAGTTCTGTTTGCTTGGAAGTTGTGCGATACTTGATCCGTGTATTCTATTTTTTGGTATGCTAGTTAttgatgtactccctccgtccaaaaaaTAAGTGACTCGGttttgagtcacttattttgggacggagggagtattgtcACTAGATCTCTTGCTGAAACATATATATGTGGGAAGATGGCCATGGTCCTATGGTTgaacaaaactaactagatcTCATATTGAACCTTATTAATCATTGATCCTAGTGCACCTAACAGTGGATAATGTTGTACAGGTATGTGTGGCTGGGCCATCGATCTATTGGGCGCTCATGCGAGGAGCGGTTGAAGGATGTgcaagggagggagggagggtggAAGCGCATGC
Encoded here:
- the LOC125527506 gene encoding uncharacterized protein LOC125527506; its protein translation is MSNKRRGHAGDGGEKRSRRLKHLYLVLDDWTKGYSIHKIQADSFDSNSDSDDQHSSAARHLPEPPTLRLECPVGTVPHPGMSFSALGTKIFTFMNQRCSLIYDTKTAAMTIGAHAPADMVCGFGITVVVDEMLYALSYHFRVKQHSFGVMSWGSTAPDVLQHPTEGWSWKTLPPPPPTFHRRVNSYALHPDGCTIFMSTANFMTAPSKGCMCTYSFNTKDSVWRWHGEWALPFTGQAHFDRELNAWVGLGWDGYISACQVASPSCHSTTPTLQLDCQTTKEKLFCKDRKPHMGASLTYMGTSKFCLVECVKREEVEEEQDLGDHDGCVLHITIFGLKFNHKGELRITDHRSTRSFIVSSHKDHFMPVAFWM